One genomic segment of Streptomyces sp. RerS4 includes these proteins:
- a CDS encoding acetyl-CoA C-acetyltransferase: protein MSGTNNTTSVIVAGARTPMGRLLGSLKSFSGADLGGFAIKSALDRAGISGDQVQYVIMGQVLQAGAGQIPARQAAVKAGIPMNVPALTINKVCLSGLDAIALADQLIRAGEFDIVVAGGQESMTNAPHLLPKSREGFKYGAIGMLDAMAHDGLTDAFENIAMGESTEKHNTRLGIERAPQDEFAAASHQRAAAAQKNGVFEAEITPVEIPQRKGDPVLFSTDEGIRPETTVESLAKLRPAFSKDGTITAGTSSQISDGAAAVVVMSKAKAQELGLEWIAEIGAHGNVAGPDNSLQSQPSNAILHALKKEGLEVSDLDLIEINEAFAAVAVQSMKDLGVTPEKVNVNGGAIALGHPIGMSGARVVLHLALELKRRGGGVGAAALCGGGGQGDALVIRVPKA, encoded by the coding sequence ATGTCCGGAACGAACAACACCACCTCAGTGATCGTCGCCGGGGCCCGCACGCCCATGGGGCGGCTGCTCGGCTCGCTGAAGTCCTTCTCGGGCGCCGACCTCGGCGGCTTCGCCATCAAGTCCGCGCTGGACCGGGCCGGGATCTCCGGCGACCAGGTCCAGTACGTGATCATGGGCCAGGTGCTCCAGGCCGGCGCGGGCCAGATTCCCGCCCGCCAGGCCGCCGTCAAGGCCGGCATCCCGATGAACGTCCCCGCGCTCACCATCAACAAGGTGTGCCTGTCGGGCCTCGACGCCATCGCCCTGGCCGACCAGCTCATCCGCGCCGGGGAGTTCGACATCGTGGTCGCGGGCGGCCAGGAGTCGATGACCAACGCCCCGCACCTGCTGCCGAAGTCCCGCGAGGGCTTCAAGTACGGCGCCATCGGCATGCTCGACGCGATGGCCCACGACGGTCTCACCGACGCCTTCGAGAACATCGCGATGGGCGAGTCCACCGAGAAGCACAACACCCGCCTGGGCATCGAGCGCGCCCCGCAGGACGAGTTCGCCGCCGCGTCCCACCAGCGCGCCGCCGCCGCGCAGAAGAACGGCGTCTTCGAGGCCGAGATCACCCCGGTCGAGATCCCGCAGCGCAAGGGCGACCCGGTCCTCTTCTCCACCGACGAGGGCATCCGCCCCGAGACCACGGTGGAGTCGCTGGCCAAGCTGCGCCCGGCGTTCAGCAAGGACGGCACCATCACGGCCGGCACCTCCTCGCAGATCTCCGACGGCGCGGCCGCCGTGGTCGTGATGAGCAAGGCCAAGGCGCAGGAACTGGGCCTGGAGTGGATCGCCGAGATCGGCGCCCACGGCAATGTCGCGGGCCCCGACAACTCGTTGCAGTCGCAGCCGTCGAACGCGATCCTGCACGCCCTGAAGAAGGAGGGCCTGGAGGTCTCCGACCTGGACCTCATCGAGATCAACGAGGCCTTCGCGGCGGTCGCCGTGCAGTCAATGAAGGACCTCGGCGTGACCCCGGAAAAGGTGAACGTCAACGGCGGCGCGATTGCCCTGGGCCACCCCATCGGCATGTCCGGCGCCCGCGTCGTGCTGCACCTGGCGCTGGAGCTGAAGCGCCGGGGCGGCGGGGTCGGCGCGGCCGCGCTGTGTGGCGGCGGCGGTCAGGGCGACGCCCTCGTCATCCGCGTCCCGAAGGCGTAG